The Heyndrickxia acidicola sequence GGCTGTTATCATTCATTCTTTCTTTTATTGTTATTACTTTCGGAAGTGTGGTTATAGGTGAACTTGCTCCAAAGTCCTTCGCTATTCAAAAAGCAGAAAACATTATTCTTTTGGTTGCCAAGCCGCTCATTTTGTTTACCAAAATTATGTTTCCATTTATCTGGGTATTAAACCGTTCTTCCCGCTTTGTTACAAACTTATTCGGAATAGAACCTGCTTCAGAACATGATATGGCCCACTCCGAAGAAGAACTTCGCATTATTCTCTCTGAGAGTCTAAAAAGCGGTGAAATAAACCAGTCGGAATACAAGTATGTAAATAAAATCTTTGAATTCGATAACCGGATTGCAAAAGAAATTATGGTACCCCGCACAGAGATTGTAAGCCTGGATAGGACAGAGACCATTAACGATGTCATGCCAGTGATGACGATGGAAAAATACACTCGTTATCCCATTACAGATGGTGACAAGGACAATATTATTGGTGTTGTAAATATAAAAGAAGTGTTAACAGATTGCGTTTCAAACAAATGTAAAGGCGATGAGTCTATAGAAATCTATTGCAAACCGATCCTGCACGTCATTGAAACAGTTCCGATTCAAAGTTTGCTTGCCAGGATGCAAAAAGATCGCACACATATGGCTGTTTTGCTCGATGAATACGGCGGTACAGCTGGAATTGTGACAGTTGAGGATATATTAGAAGAAATCGTTGGGGAAATCCGTGATGAATTTGATGCTGACGAAGTTCCTCTTATCCAAATGCTGAGTGACAAGCATTATTTACTTGATGCAAAAGTATTAATTGAAGATGTAAATGACTTGCTCGGAACACATATTTCAGATGAAGAAGTGGACACAATTGGCGGCTGGCTTTTAACTCAAAAGTATGACTTAAGGCAAGAGGATACATTAATAGAAGAAAACATACAATTTAGGGTAGCTGAGATGCAGGATTCCCATGTCCTTTACGTTGAAGTATCGCCGGTAACTGTAAAGGAAGCATCTACCGACAAAGTATAGCGCAGAGCAATTTTTCAGCTCAGTTGATTTTATAATAAAGTTCCATCGCCTATCGGCTAGCCAATAGGCGATGGAACTAGCCACAGACTGCATAGGTAAAATAATTTATTTAGGCTGTTTTCGTAAGCTTTGTTGCTATGGGACACAGAAATATCATTGTAAATATATATTCAGTATTAAAACTTGTGTATAGCATACGAAAAGGTGCCACTAAGACATACAATACACGGAATAATCCTTTGTACGTAAAACAACAATCTATGCGAAAACAGCCTTTATTTAATATTATCCTATAATAAAAACTCCCTTTCAAAAACCCGGAGAGCCTTGAGCCTGGCTCCGGCTCTTAATTTTTTCATCCCCTTATTGTTGATTTTGGTCTATTAAAAGACTCTTTTGTTTTTAGTTCATTTGTGTGAATCGCCGTTTTACACAAATGAAAAAAACGAGCAGTTAACAACATAGAAATTCCACTGAGCCTTTTTAAAAATATAGACAAATCCTATGTATACCGAAGCGTTTAACACCATACAGTATGATAAGATACTTACACGGCATACCTCTATCTCCTGAAGTCTTTTCACAACCCTTGAAACAGCCAGCAGAAGTGACACGTTTGACTGTACAGTTCGTTTTTTTTATAATGAAGTTAACTTTCCCCTTTTATTTAATTACTAACTTTATAGAATTAAAGTGTATTTTCGGGGGTAAGAAAAACAGCGTATACCCAATGAGGCTATTATTAACTATAGGAGTGTCGAGGTGATAAAATGGGGCTGTTTACCGAATAGGCGAATTAGCAGCTTTAGCGAACGTATCCAAGAGGACAATTGATCACTATACGCGACTGGGCCTTTTGCAGGCAAAACGTACAAAGTCCAATTATCGCTTATATGGCATTGATGCTATAACTGACCTCCATTTCATTGAAGAAGGAAAAAGAATGCATCTGCCTCTTGAGACCATTCGAAAAAGGCTGGAATTAAAAAAAAACATACTTGTAAATGAAGAAGACTTCGAACAGCAGGTCGACCACCTGGCAGAACAGATGAGTCAGCTTTATATTGAATTATCCGGCATTACACCTGTATTGCAGAAGTTAAACCCGGAACAAAAGGAAGCCATTACAAACAAACTTGCTGTCACAAGCACTGCACTGATGAAGTCTCTGGATTTGTTAACAAATTGATATCTTAGGAGGTGACTCCAATCTCATTTCTCACAAGAAGGGGATTGGAAAACTTATTTGGACATATTTAACTTGGTGCTAATATTCTTTTTAATAGCACTTTCCGGCTTTTTTGTAGCCTCGGAATTTTCAATTGTAAAGGTGCGAAGTTCACGTATCGATCAGCTTATTGAAGAAGGAAGCAAAAAAGCAATTGCTGCAAGAAGACTGATTTCTAATTTGGATGAATACCTGTCTGCGTGCCAGCTTGGAATCACCATTCTATCCCTTTTACTGGGCTGGAAAGGAGAATCCTTTGTTTCAGGACTCCTGCATCCCGTTTTCGGATTGGTAAATATTCCTGGGTCCGTTACAGAAGTTTTATCCATTGTCATTTCTTTTCTTGCTATTACCTTTATCCATGTAGTGATTGGAGAACTGGCTCCTAAAACTCTGGCCATTCAAAAAGCCGAGACAATTACATTGATGGTTGCACGCCCGCTTATTCTTTTTTATCGCGTGATGTATCCTTTTATCTGGATATTGAATAGTTCAGCCCGGCTTGTCACAAAAGCTTTTGGTTTAAAGCTTGCTTCTGAAAGTGAACTGGCTCATACCGAGGAAGAATTGCGAATTATTCTTTCCGAAAGCTACAAAAGCGGAGAAATAAACCAATCAGAGTTTAAATATGTTAATAAAATTTTTGAATTCGATAATCGTATTGCGAAAGAGATTATGGTTCCCCGAACGGAAATTACTTCGCTTTCCAAGGAAGACTCACTCGAAGATTTCCTTAAGATAGTGAACGAAGAACGATTTACGCGCTATCCAGTGATTGATGGTGATAAGGACCATATTATCGGCCTTGTTAATGTGAAGGAAATTTTGACAGATTTTATCCAGGAAAAAAGTGTTACAAGTATAACTCTTGAAACCTACGTCCGTCCTATCATCAGGGTCATCGACACCATTCCGATTAACGAACTGCTTGTTATGATGCAAAAGGAAAGAATTCATATGGCGGTTTTAATTGATGAATACGGCGGTACCTCCGGACTGGTGACTGTAGAGGATATCCTGGAAGAAATTGTTGGCGAAATACGCGATGAATTCGATATGGATGAAGTGCCTCTCATCCGCAAAATCAAGGAAAATCATTTTATTTTTGACTCAAAGGTTCTTGTAAGCGAAGTAAACGATATTCTTGGGATTACGATTAATGATGAAGATATTGATACGATTGGCGGTTGGGTCTTAACCGAAAACTATGAGGCTAAGCAAGGAGATATTATCGACTTTGACGGATACCAATTTACCATCAAAGAAATGGAAGATCTTCATGTAAAATATGTTGAGGTTAAGAAACAGGCGGTACAGGATATAAAAGTGCAGTCACAGCTGCAAATTTCTAACTCAGAAGCCGCTCTCTAACAGCCGTTCCCTATATGTAAGCACTGCCTAATTATCGGCAGTGCTTTTTATATACCTCTCTGTATGATTGTCCCAAACATCATTACCTGCCAAATTAAGATATGTCCCCTACATTTCTTTCGGTGCCCCAATCCCTAAAAGCTGCAGGCCTTCAGCCAAGATATCCGCTACAGCTTTAACAAGGGACAGGCGAGATAAAAGGTCTTCATCCTCTTCAATAATTCTTACCTTGCCATAGTACTTATTAAATGATTTGCTTAATTCAATCAGATACTTTGCTAAAAGAGACGGGGAATAAGCTGAATATGATCTTGCAATGACAGCAGGAAACTCATTCAATAGCTTAATGATTTCCCAGCTTTCCTTATCATCCAGCCCTGAAAATCTATACTCTTTTTCTTTTCTTTTTCGTAAAATTGAATGTGCACGAGCATGTGTATATTGAATGTAGGGCCCCGTTTCCCCCTCAAAAGTCAGCATATCCTTTAATGAAAATTCAATACTGTTTAAACGATCACTCTTCAAATCATGAAAAACCACAGCACCTACTCCCACATCCTTCGCAACTTCCATGGAGTCAGGAAGATCAGGGTTCTTTTCAAGTATATTAGCTAAAGCCAAGTCAACCGCTTCTTTTAATACTTCTCCTAAAAGAACCACTTTTCCCTTTCGAGTTGACATTCTTTTCCCATCCTTCAAGTAAAGGCCAAACGGAATGTGCTTAATACTGTGCGCCCATTTAAACTGCAGCTTATCTAACACTCCAGTAATTTGTTTAAAGTGAACGGTTTGTTCCTGGCCAACAACGTAAAGCATCTCATCAAAATTATATTCTTGCTTTCGATAAAGAGCAGCCGCTAAATCTCTAGTGGCATAAAGGGTGGCTCCATCTGTTTTTCTTATTAAACAAGGAGGAAGGCCTTCCTCTAATGGAACGACAAGAGCCCCTTCTGATTTCTCCAAAAGTCCACGATCCCCAAGCAAGCACACTATTTTTTCCATTTTATCATTAAAAAAAGCTTCTCCATTATAGGAGTCAAAATTCACACCAAGCAAGTCGTAGATTTCATGGAAAGCCTTAAGTGACTCTTTTCTAAACCAATTCCATAATGTTAAATATTCCTCGCTGCCCTGTTCTAATTCCTTAAAGGCTGCGCGGGCTTCTTCATTCAGTTCAGGTTTTTTTTCAGCTTCTTCATGAAATTTTACATAAAGTGTCCGCAGCTCTTCAATGGGATGCAGCTCTACCTTTTCCTTATCTCCCCACTTTTTGTAGGCGACGATGAGCTTTCCAAATTGGGTTCCCCAGTCTCCCAAATGGTTTATTTTCACCGTCTTATATCCGCACTTGGCCGCAATTTTGGAAAGTGAATGGCCAATTACCGTTGACCGCAGGTGACCCATTGAAAATGGTCTAGCTATATTAGGGCTGGACATATCCAAAACCACCGTTTTCCCTATTCCTCCATCACTTTCCCCATAGCTTTCCCCAGCTTGTAATATCGCTGTAAGAATGTCTTTTCCTATTGTCTTAGAACAAAAGCTCACGTTCACATATGGCCCCATAGCATGAATTTCCGATAAAATAGGGCTGGAAAGCTGTGTCGCAAGTTCTTCAGCAATTTGAGCAGGCGGCTTTTTATCCAATTTCGCAAGTTGAAAACAAGGAAATGCTAAATCACCAAAATCTTTATTTTTAGGCACTTCAATGAGCGGATAAATCTCATGATAATCCACTTTCCCATCAAGAACTGCTTCTAATCTTTGAGCAAACACTGCTTTTAAATCCATATTAAAACCCCTTCTCAATTTGATTTTGTAAATGAATGAAAGACCGTTTTCACCTTTCGAAAAATACAAAAAGCCCGCCTCTTATAAAAATAAGAGACGAGCTTACACCCGCGGTACCACCCTTTTTGACTAAAAAATAGACCCCTCTGCTCTTAACGCGAGCTACGGCTGAACCTACTTGTTTTTTCAGAACAGCTTCTCAGAAGTGCGCTTCATCATAAAGCCTTTCCACCGGGCTTCCACCTCCCCCGGCTCGCTTACGGATGCCTTAAGACTACTCTCTTCCTCATCGACCAACTATTATGATTTCCCTTATTATATTGATTCCTTTTTAAAAAAACAACTGCTAAATATATAAATTTTCTGTATTTATAAAAATAAGGCTTTGTTACAGAACTCTGTTATTTTCAATATGGATCTGTTTATCTTACTTGTTGATTTACACTCAATCAACATGGGTGTAAAATTAGTCGAGATTTTTTAACAAAGCTTTCGACATAGACATTTATCAGAGCCAAAAATAAAAGCAGTACAGGCTTTCCAGACTTTCTTCTTTCGACATGGTTCGATTTCCCGAGAAATAATTTAAGGAAATCTGTATGGAAATCCACTAATAAAAAAATGAGTCAGGTGTGAAAACACTTGGCTCATTTTTTTATTAGTGTGGAATTTTAGGGTAATTGGGAACAGCTTTTACATCTTCCAGCACCTTAAATAATTCTCCACGTGATTTTGTTTTCGAGATTTTGACACCAATTTCTGACAAATTGGAAATCACTCTTTTTAATTGATCATGGCCTCTTTTCAAGAAAGCTCACCTCTTCAGATTTTTACATCCTTAGTTTATTTTATCTTACTTAGATCGGCTTGCCTATTCCTTTTGAAAATGTAACGACACATGATTATTAAATACCCAGAATGATTCCAAAAAAACACTTATCGAATTATATTTGATCTTTTTTATCGAAAATCTTAGTCATTTCATACATCAGCACTCGATACTTGGCTTTCACAATTCGTCTTTTATCAAGGCTGTTTTCGCATAGATTGTTGTTTTACGCACAAAGGACTATTCCGTGAGTTGTCTGTCTTCGTGGCATCTTTTCGTAAGCTCTTCACAAGTTTTAATACTGAACACATATTTATAATGATATTACTGTGCCCAATAGCAACAGTTTACGAATTTAGTCCTCAATAAAGATGCTGTCCCAAATGGTGCAATGATATCAAGTGACCTTGGCTATAGCAAATTTTTTTTCTTGTTGGTTTCCACTGCAAGCATTTCTTTTCGCTTCAAGTTCGAAATTCAGAATGAACTGAGAAAAAGGTAGCACTCTGGTCACCCTGCAGGTTGACTTGCGCTGCAGGCACTCGCTTTCCGCGGGCGGACGGGATCCTCGCAGTGTGCTCCTGAGGGTCTCCTTAAGTTAGCTGATCCCGCAGGAGTCTTTAGCCTGCCACTCTAATTAACGTGGAATCCAAACTATCTTTGGATATTACTAGATATCCTCAGAGCTATTCGTCTGCCTGTTCTTTTCTGCTCAGATAAATTTTTAACAGATAGACATCATGCTATTAATCGTATTAATCGTTATTCTCCCCTTTTTTCTGTCCAAAAATAAAAAAGAGCTGACTCAAAAGGCCAATTATAACCGCCGTTTGAATCAGCCTCTATACTGTAAAATGAGCTAAAAACTTTAAGAGGTCCCTTTTGTTATAATCTATCTGTCTATTGCCGCTTTCTTAACCGGTTTGGCAAATACAAGTCTTTCGTTGCTCATGACAAAGATAAATACTAATGCAAGGACCGCCGGCACTAGCCCCCACATAAAGGTGTGGACAATAGATGCAGAAAGGACATCTGTTATTTTGTGCAGGATAGGTGCAGGAATATGAGATCTTGTCTTTTCCAATAAAATTTGGCTGGAATTTATCCCTGACTTTCCTGGCATTGGCCCAAACCCTTCAAATACTTTTTTCAGCTTATCCGCGAAGACATTTTTTTGTATCATGCCAAAGATTGTTGTTCCAACTGTCATGCCAAGTGAACGGATAAAATTACTCGTAGAAGTGGCAGCACCGCGCTGATCCATTCCAAAATTATGGATGGTCGCCATGCTCAGCACAGAAAAGGAGAATCCAACCCCTACGCCAGTAATGATCATATAAATGGTAAGTATATATCTGGGGGTGTCCGGGTTTAAAGTGGTTAATAGATAGATTCCTACAATCAAAATGATAGCTGAAATAATCATTATATTACGATAGCTTAGCTTTGTTGTTAAAAAACCTCCAAGCTGTGCAGCTACCACAGACCCAAGCATCATCGGCAAAAGAATAAGACCTGAGTTTGTGGCTGTACCGCCGTATACACCCTGAACAAAAATCGGGATATAGACCGTTGCTCCCATAAAAGCAGCTCCGTAAAATAATCCTACAATCGTACTTCCAGCAAACAATCTGTTTTTAAACATTTTAAATGAAATGATCGGCTCTGCTGCTTTCGTTTCTACAAATAAAAACAGAACGAGCAATACTACAAACCCGCTGAACAAGCTAATAATTGGAGAGGACCCCCAGTCATATTTGTTGCCGCCAAGCTCCAACGCAAACATTAAACAAACAACCGCTCCTACTAGTGTGATAGCTCCAATCCAATCTATTTTTTGCTTTACCTTCTGTTTTGTTTCGTGATAAAAAATCGAGACAAAGACAAGAGCCAGCAAGCCTAAAGGCAAGTTAATATAAAAAATCCATCTCCAGCTAATATTGTCTGTAATATAGGCTCCAATTAATGGGCCAAAAATACTGGATAGTCCAAATACTGCTCCAAATAAGCCTCCCATTTTCCCTCTCTTTTCAACTGGAAAAATATCAAAAACGATGGTGAAGGCAATTGGCACCAGTGCGCCTCCTCCAATTCCCTGAATGGCCCGATACAGGCTCAGCTGAGTGATGCTGTCAGCGGTTCCGCATAGAATCGAACCCAGCATAAAGAACAGCAGCCCAAAAAGAAAGAACCGTTTTCTGCCGTACATATCAGAAAGCTTTCCGAATATTGGCATTCCTGCCATTTCAGCCACCATATAGGCTGAAACGACCCAAATAAAATTATCAAGACCTCCCAGTTCACCTACGATCGTTCCGGTTGCTGTAACCACAATCGTATTATCCATCGAAGCCATCAATATCCCCAGCAGCAAACCTGCTACTACAAACCCTAAGTGATTTTTCTTCTTACTCATGTTTCCCCTCCAATTTATACTTTTCTTTTGTCTTTAATGGTCGACTGGCTGGATAGCTTTAAATCATCCTGATATTCAACAATCTCAATGTCGCAGCCTGGACCAATCTCAATGTTTTTGCCTCGTATAACTTTTGCTTTTGTATATTCTACATAAATACGGTCTCCCTCAATGGATTCTGTTAAAAGCATCCCAGGTGACTTGGATAATCCCAAAAAAGCAGATTTGCGTTTAATGACAATATGTTCCCCGCCAATTTCAAGTGCCTTGCTTTCCCCATTTCTCATTTCAAGTTTTATATCATCAGCACTCAATAATCCTCCGACATGAAAGCTCCCGTCAAAATAAAACCTTTCCGACTCACAGTCATTTTTTACAGTTAAGGATCCTTTAATATCACTCAATCCCATTTTTGAACTGCCTTCAATATCCAAACTCCCTCTAATTTTGGCACTGTCGGCAAAGACATCTCCTTCCGCAGCCAAAGCCCCATAGACACGAATTTCTTTTGATTTAACTTGTTTCGTAATCTGAGCATTTCCATGTACAGAGAGAAATTCCCCTTTAAAATCCCCTATAACGGTACCCTCACCGTTAATTTTTAATTCCGTACATTCAATGTTGTCCGTAATGGTCCCTTCTCCATTAATCTTAGCCTTATGAAATTCCCCTCCGCCAGAGCTCCCAGATCCGAAGATATTTAAATTATTTTTTTCCAATGTCTCCCTCTCCCTATACATCCTTTTTTATTTATTCACCGATTGTTCATTTCAGTCATTTATTTTTCCATTTAAAGGATTTGAAACAGGCTATTTTCTCAAAGCAACAGGAGGACTGCCCACCATGTTCACTTATAAAATCTTTTTGTGTTCCTTTACTTTTGATCCGGGACTTATTTGAATATCTGATTTATATTCTACTAATCCTATTTCACAGTTCGGTCCGATTGCAACAGTGTTACCCCTTACAACATCGGCTGTCACAGCCTCTATTCGAATATCATCGCCTTCCATTACTTTCGTTACCAGTCTTGAAGGAAAAAATGGTTTAATCAATTTCATCATTCCAGACGGCTTTTCTTTTACAATAATCGACTTGCCGCCGATTTCTTCTGCTTTACATTCACCATATAAGAGAACGGAGATTTCTTCGGCATTAAGCAAACCTCCAATACGAAAAATCCCTTCTGACGAAAAGTTTTCCGATTCACAATCACCTGCTATTTTTGCCTTTCCATTTACTAGAATGGAGTCTCCTTTTACATTGTTTCCGAAAGCAGCCGATCCGCTCACTTTAAGCTCGCCTCCGTTTACTTCACCGCTCATCTTCACAATTCCGTCTACGGAAATCTCCTGTGCGTATACATTACCATCTATTTTTCCATTACCGTTTATTTTGATTGTTTGGGCCTCCACATTGCCATTAATCGTGGCAAAACCATTACAAATGATCTCATTACAATAGACATCGCCATTTACAGTGCCCTTTCCATTGACTTCCGCTTTCTCAAAATGGCCGCCTGAAGAGGTGCCAAAACCATTGATCAATAAATTTCTCTTTTTATCTGTCGACCCTGCCATTCCTAAAGTCCCCCATTATAATAATTTTGGTTTCAATTCCTCTAAACACACCGAAAGCGGCAATACTGCCACCGCTTTGGCAGTCTTATCAAAGTAAATATTCGACGTTTCTGCTGCAAGCAGGCAAGTTGATACACCCAGCTTCCTCATGAAAATCAGGTCTGCCTGCTTATCCCTCACCGAAGGATAATGTTCTGTTAAGACTTCAAGAACCATTTTGGCTTCATCTAAATTGATTTGTCCTGAGCTTAATAACTTTTCCAATACATACACATATAAAATTTGTGAAAAACTTAGTTCATTACTCATTCCCTCGGTCTGATCCCTAAAAAAGTGGAGTACGGGCTGAGAAGCAATTCCCCGTTTTATCACTTCCTCCAATGTAAGATTCATTTCCTTTAGATTCGGCGAAAACATATCTGCCAGCTCATCAAGAGAAAGATTCTCCTTCATCTGCTGGATTTTCTCAATCCGATGAAGAATTTTTTCTCTGGGAAAAAAGGTTTCCTGACCAGTAAAGGTCGATTTTCGAATAAACCAATCTTCAGGGATTAAGTTTTTCCTTTTCCATCTATATAACTGCCCATATGAAATGTCTGCTAATTCCAGCAAATCCTTTTTTGCTATCAAGTCATCAGTCAAAACGAAACGACTCCCTTCTTTGATGATTACATCGTAACATAACACTGTTACGTTTGTAAATCG is a genomic window containing:
- a CDS encoding hemolysin family protein codes for the protein MPIINLIFIIILISVTAFFVASEFSIVRVRTSRIDQLITEGNQRAYAAKKILSNLDSYLSAIQLGITVTSLILGWLGEPTIGKMIDPLLNKFNVPPSFSRLLSFILSFIVITFGSVVIGELAPKSFAIQKAENIILLVAKPLILFTKIMFPFIWVLNRSSRFVTNLFGIEPASEHDMAHSEEELRIILSESLKSGEINQSEYKYVNKIFEFDNRIAKEIMVPRTEIVSLDRTETINDVMPVMTMEKYTRYPITDGDKDNIIGVVNIKEVLTDCVSNKCKGDESIEIYCKPILHVIETVPIQSLLARMQKDRTHMAVLLDEYGGTAGIVTVEDILEEIVGEIRDEFDADEVPLIQMLSDKHYLLDAKVLIEDVNDLLGTHISDEEVDTIGGWLLTQKYDLRQEDTLIEENIQFRVAEMQDSHVLYVEVSPVTVKEASTDKV
- a CDS encoding MerR family DNA-binding transcriptional regulator, which codes for MGELAALANVSKRTIDHYTRLGLLQAKRTKSNYRLYGIDAITDLHFIEEGKRMHLPLETIRKRLELKKNILVNEEDFEQQVDHLAEQMSQLYIELSGITPVLQKLNPEQKEAITNKLAVTSTALMKSLDLLTN
- a CDS encoding hemolysin family protein codes for the protein MDIFNLVLIFFLIALSGFFVASEFSIVKVRSSRIDQLIEEGSKKAIAARRLISNLDEYLSACQLGITILSLLLGWKGESFVSGLLHPVFGLVNIPGSVTEVLSIVISFLAITFIHVVIGELAPKTLAIQKAETITLMVARPLILFYRVMYPFIWILNSSARLVTKAFGLKLASESELAHTEEELRIILSESYKSGEINQSEFKYVNKIFEFDNRIAKEIMVPRTEITSLSKEDSLEDFLKIVNEERFTRYPVIDGDKDHIIGLVNVKEILTDFIQEKSVTSITLETYVRPIIRVIDTIPINELLVMMQKERIHMAVLIDEYGGTSGLVTVEDILEEIVGEIRDEFDMDEVPLIRKIKENHFIFDSKVLVSEVNDILGITINDEDIDTIGGWVLTENYEAKQGDIIDFDGYQFTIKEMEDLHVKYVEVKKQAVQDIKVQSQLQISNSEAAL
- the argS gene encoding arginine--tRNA ligase; translated protein: MDLKAVFAQRLEAVLDGKVDYHEIYPLIEVPKNKDFGDLAFPCFQLAKLDKKPPAQIAEELATQLSSPILSEIHAMGPYVNVSFCSKTIGKDILTAILQAGESYGESDGGIGKTVVLDMSSPNIARPFSMGHLRSTVIGHSLSKIAAKCGYKTVKINHLGDWGTQFGKLIVAYKKWGDKEKVELHPIEELRTLYVKFHEEAEKKPELNEEARAAFKELEQGSEEYLTLWNWFRKESLKAFHEIYDLLGVNFDSYNGEAFFNDKMEKIVCLLGDRGLLEKSEGALVVPLEEGLPPCLIRKTDGATLYATRDLAAALYRKQEYNFDEMLYVVGQEQTVHFKQITGVLDKLQFKWAHSIKHIPFGLYLKDGKRMSTRKGKVVLLGEVLKEAVDLALANILEKNPDLPDSMEVAKDVGVGAVVFHDLKSDRLNSIEFSLKDMLTFEGETGPYIQYTHARAHSILRKRKEKEYRFSGLDDKESWEIIKLLNEFPAVIARSYSAYSPSLLAKYLIELSKSFNKYYGKVRIIEEDEDLLSRLSLVKAVADILAEGLQLLGIGAPKEM
- a CDS encoding Lmo0850 family protein; this encodes MKRGHDQLKRVISNLSEIGVKISKTKSRGELFKVLEDVKAVPNYPKIPH
- a CDS encoding MDR family MFS transporter, whose translation is MSKKKNHLGFVVAGLLLGILMASMDNTIVVTATGTIVGELGGLDNFIWVVSAYMVAEMAGMPIFGKLSDMYGRKRFFLFGLLFFMLGSILCGTADSITQLSLYRAIQGIGGGALVPIAFTIVFDIFPVEKRGKMGGLFGAVFGLSSIFGPLIGAYITDNISWRWIFYINLPLGLLALVFVSIFYHETKQKVKQKIDWIGAITLVGAVVCLMFALELGGNKYDWGSSPIISLFSGFVVLLVLFLFVETKAAEPIISFKMFKNRLFAGSTIVGLFYGAAFMGATVYIPIFVQGVYGGTATNSGLILLPMMLGSVVAAQLGGFLTTKLSYRNIMIISAIILIVGIYLLTTLNPDTPRYILTIYMIITGVGVGFSFSVLSMATIHNFGMDQRGAATSTSNFIRSLGMTVGTTIFGMIQKNVFADKLKKVFEGFGPMPGKSGINSSQILLEKTRSHIPAPILHKITDVLSASIVHTFMWGLVPAVLALVFIFVMSNERLVFAKPVKKAAIDR
- a CDS encoding polymer-forming cytoskeletal protein; translation: MAGSTDKKRNLLINGFGTSSGGHFEKAEVNGKGTVNGDVYCNEIICNGFATINGNVEAQTIKINGNGKIDGNVYAQEISVDGIVKMSGEVNGGELKVSGSAAFGNNVKGDSILVNGKAKIAGDCESENFSSEGIFRIGGLLNAEEISVLLYGECKAEEIGGKSIIVKEKPSGMMKLIKPFFPSRLVTKVMEGDDIRIEAVTADVVRGNTVAIGPNCEIGLVEYKSDIQISPGSKVKEHKKIL
- a CDS encoding YhbD family protein gives rise to the protein MTDDLIAKKDLLELADISYGQLYRWKRKNLIPEDWFIRKSTFTGQETFFPREKILHRIEKIQQMKENLSLDELADMFSPNLKEMNLTLEEVIKRGIASQPVLHFFRDQTEGMSNELSFSQILYVYVLEKLLSSGQINLDEAKMVLEVLTEHYPSVRDKQADLIFMRKLGVSTCLLAAETSNIYFDKTAKAVAVLPLSVCLEELKPKLL